A single Verrucomicrobiia bacterium DNA region contains:
- a CDS encoding deoxyhypusine synthase family protein: MKKLKSSKSKLTGGPISRFIQHHYRHFNAAALVDAANGYSAHLAAGGKMMITLGGAMSTAELGLSLAEMIRRDKVQLITCTGANLEEDVFNLVAHDYYERVPHYRSLSAEDENALLKRHMNRVTDTCIPEGEAMRRMEKAMLEVWTAADRKGARFFPHEFLYQVLRGGKYKKYYQIDPKDSWMLAAAEKNLPIVVPGWEDSTLGNMFAAAVIRGEIKNVHTVRTGIEYMTWLAEFYSKTATKKSSLGMFQIGGGISGDFPICVVPMLHQDLGRTNVPLWGYFCQISDSTTSYGSYSGAVPNEKITWGKLGVKTPKFIIESDATIVAPLIFAHVLGW; the protein is encoded by the coding sequence ATGAAAAAATTGAAGTCTTCCAAATCGAAACTGACGGGCGGACCCATTTCGCGGTTCATTCAGCATCACTATCGTCATTTCAACGCGGCGGCGTTGGTTGACGCGGCCAATGGTTACTCCGCGCATCTGGCGGCGGGCGGCAAAATGATGATCACTCTGGGCGGCGCGATGAGCACGGCGGAGTTGGGTTTGTCGCTTGCGGAAATGATTCGTCGCGACAAGGTGCAACTCATCACCTGCACCGGCGCGAATCTGGAGGAGGACGTTTTCAATCTGGTCGCGCATGATTATTACGAGCGGGTGCCGCATTACCGCAGCTTGAGCGCGGAGGACGAGAACGCATTGCTTAAACGTCACATGAACCGCGTCACGGACACATGCATCCCCGAGGGCGAAGCCATGCGGCGCATGGAAAAGGCGATGCTGGAGGTCTGGACGGCGGCGGATCGTAAGGGAGCGCGCTTTTTCCCGCATGAATTTTTGTATCAAGTTTTGCGCGGCGGAAAGTACAAGAAATACTATCAGATTGACCCGAAAGATTCATGGATGCTGGCGGCGGCGGAAAAAAATCTGCCCATCGTGGTGCCGGGTTGGGAGGATTCCACGCTCGGCAACATGTTTGCGGCGGCGGTGATTCGCGGCGAAATCAAAAATGTGCATACCGTGCGCACGGGCATCGAATACATGACCTGGTTGGCGGAGTTCTATTCCAAGACCGCGACGAAGAAGAGTTCACTCGGCATGTTTCAGATTGGCGGCGGCATTTCCGGGGATTTTCCAATTTGCGTCGTACCGATGTTGCATCAAGACCTGGGCCGCACCAACGTGCCGCTCTGGGGATACTTTTGTCAGATCAGCGATTCGACCACGAGTTACGGAAGCTATTCCGGCGCGGTGCCGAACGAAAAAATCACCTGGGGCAAACTCGGCGTGAAGACACCCAAATTCATCATCGAATCGGATGCAACCATTGTCGCGCCGCTGATCTTCGCGCACGTGCTGGGTTGGTAA
- a CDS encoding SCO family protein, with product MSENGSAATTASPLATAGGRDLKFFYWFAALLVAVVLVLVVFWPPSASKSRATDALPSRQLAAFALTNQLGLVTTSEIAAGKLLVVNFIHTSCSISCLQVNHQMAEVQRLTETQPDVQLLSFTVDPASDTPSALAQFGAKFGTDPNRWQMLTGLKADLYALIESSFLVRAPAAQANLMPGGFEDTDRIAVVDRTGRVRRYFDGMRTETPAAIVAFLEELRSEPEKI from the coding sequence ATGAGCGAAAACGGCAGTGCGGCCACGACGGCCAGCCCCCTGGCCACCGCGGGCGGACGCGATCTCAAATTCTTCTATTGGTTCGCCGCGCTGTTGGTGGCGGTGGTGCTGGTGTTGGTTGTCTTCTGGCCCCCGTCGGCCTCGAAGTCGCGAGCCACGGATGCGTTGCCATCACGGCAACTGGCGGCCTTCGCGCTGACGAATCAACTGGGGCTGGTGACCACCAGCGAGATTGCGGCTGGGAAACTATTGGTGGTGAACTTCATTCACACCAGTTGCTCCATTTCCTGTTTGCAGGTGAATCATCAAATGGCCGAAGTGCAACGGCTCACCGAAACTCAACCCGACGTGCAATTGTTGTCGTTCACCGTGGATCCGGCTTCGGACACCCCATCAGCGTTGGCGCAATTCGGGGCCAAGTTTGGAACGGACCCGAACCGCTGGCAAATGTTGACCGGGCTTAAAGCGGACCTGTATGCGCTGATTGAATCGAGCTTTCTGGTGCGCGCACCGGCGGCACAGGCCAATCTGATGCCGGGCGGTTTCGAGGATACGGATCGGATTGCGGTGGTGGATCGGACGGGCCGGGTGCGCCGTTATTTCGACGGTATGCGCACGGAAACGCCGGCGGCCATTGTGGCGTTCCTTGAGGAGTTACGGTCGGAACCGGAAAAAATATGA
- a CDS encoding heavy-metal-associated domain-containing protein, whose product MKTKLILTLLLGVGWLAAAGDKNTGSANLTNRFTITGMHCEGCANGLTAELKETRGVIRAQVTFSNRLAVVAYDTNRISSAQLMTTIKKAGYTAQPARP is encoded by the coding sequence ATGAAAACCAAACTGATTCTTACGCTTTTACTCGGAGTTGGGTGGCTGGCGGCGGCGGGTGACAAAAACACTGGCAGCGCCAACCTCACGAACCGCTTCACGATTACCGGTATGCACTGCGAAGGTTGCGCGAACGGTCTCACCGCTGAACTGAAGGAAACGCGCGGCGTCATTCGGGCGCAAGTCACCTTTTCAAACCGGTTGGCCGTGGTCGCTTACGACACGAACCGCATCAGTTCCGCGCAACTGATGACTACGATCAAAAAGGCCGGTTACACGGCGCAACCCGCCCGGCCATGA
- a CDS encoding SCO family protein gives MKYLLGLFLVVLLMFLTGCERSDKTKAPASSTEQVFDGRGVVRSVPEGGHTLVVRHEEILNYMPAMTMELNVRDTNELAGLQRDDEITFQLVATADTHWIQNLKRIGRSATSAVVTNMPPGFQLVKELEPGDAVPDYGFVAEDGRTVHFSDFRGRAVAFTFIFTRCPLPDFCPRMGNNFAAARELLLTSAPAITNWQFISISFDPEHDQPEVLRDYAKFYRHENADRWLFTTASHEVLNKFGPELDLIVAPEEGGSISHNLRTVVLDTQGRIQEQFNGNQWTVEALVDAIKQAAAN, from the coding sequence ATGAAATACTTGCTGGGTCTCTTTCTCGTGGTGTTGCTGATGTTCCTAACCGGATGCGAGCGGTCGGATAAAACCAAGGCCCCGGCGTCCTCCACAGAGCAAGTCTTTGACGGACGGGGCGTGGTGCGTTCCGTGCCCGAAGGCGGACACACGCTGGTGGTGCGGCATGAGGAGATTCTCAATTACATGCCCGCGATGACGATGGAGTTGAACGTGCGCGACACCAACGAACTGGCCGGACTGCAGCGGGACGACGAGATCACGTTTCAATTGGTCGCGACGGCGGACACGCACTGGATTCAAAACCTCAAACGGATTGGCCGGAGCGCCACGTCCGCAGTCGTAACGAACATGCCGCCCGGTTTTCAGTTGGTGAAGGAACTCGAACCGGGTGACGCCGTTCCGGATTACGGGTTCGTGGCTGAGGACGGTCGCACGGTGCATTTCTCGGATTTTCGAGGGCGCGCGGTGGCGTTCACCTTCATTTTCACCCGTTGTCCACTGCCGGATTTTTGTCCGCGCATGGGCAATAATTTTGCCGCCGCCCGGGAGCTGCTGCTCACCAGCGCCCCCGCCATCACCAACTGGCAATTCATTTCAATCTCCTTCGATCCGGAGCATGACCAGCCGGAAGTGTTGCGGGATTACGCCAAGTTTTATCGGCACGAGAATGCCGACCGCTGGCTCTTCACCACCGCGTCGCACGAGGTGTTAAATAAGTTCGGCCCCGAGCTGGACTTGATCGTGGCGCCGGAGGAAGGCGGAAGCATCTCACACAATCTGCGCACCGTGGTGCTGGATACGCAGGGCCGCATCCAGGAACAATTCAACGGCAATCAATGGACGGTCGAGGCGTTGGTGGACGCCATCAAGCAAGCGGCGGCCAATTAA
- a CDS encoding sulfotransferase, whose translation MQQENHRPPLAPRDVARWQKAQAQLLSGQSGPALRLYRELVGRCSQSAELWFELGNAAAGELDFSQANQAYQRALELAPGNASLLGLIGHQYLGLRQLDDARACFERAVSAAPDLVDAHINLAVWFEKERRLDEAWACVEACRSKHPRDDQVRYFRAFLLHRKKQHEAAETELRDLIKAGPQYPYVKYASRHLLGVVLDQLGQYDEALNWLLEAKAQVRLITDTRRLERSYDETDRQRRALLAQLTPEHIRRWRAEPSATTERYQVAFLGGHPRSGTTLLEQIMDAHPEVLAFDEPSSFMQEIANPLMPAPGAKLGHATLDALPVSRRAEMRRRYLKSLLREIPTEPTARILLDKNPSPTMALNLWLRIFPELKVIIALRDPRDVIISCFFLNIMLNATNVNFLSLERTAKHYADLMDVWLRLRELGGFDWIETRYEDVVAHLAGEGQRVTNFLGLTWHPDQARYHETARRKVLYAPTYHDVTQPVYRRAIGRWQRYAAALEPLQSRLAPYCRAFGYAA comes from the coding sequence ATGCAACAGGAAAATCATCGCCCGCCACTGGCGCCGCGCGACGTCGCGCGCTGGCAGAAGGCGCAGGCGCAACTGCTCAGCGGTCAGAGCGGCCCGGCGTTGCGCTTGTACCGCGAACTGGTCGGTCGTTGTTCCCAAAGCGCCGAGTTGTGGTTCGAGCTGGGCAATGCCGCCGCGGGCGAGTTGGATTTTTCGCAAGCGAATCAAGCGTATCAACGGGCCTTGGAACTTGCTCCGGGCAATGCCTCGCTGCTGGGGCTGATTGGGCATCAATATCTCGGGCTGCGCCAGTTGGATGACGCACGCGCCTGCTTTGAACGCGCGGTGAGCGCCGCGCCGGATTTGGTGGACGCGCATATCAATCTTGCCGTCTGGTTCGAGAAGGAGCGCCGATTGGACGAAGCGTGGGCGTGCGTCGAGGCGTGTCGGAGCAAGCATCCGCGCGATGATCAAGTCCGTTACTTTCGCGCGTTTCTATTGCATCGCAAAAAGCAGCATGAAGCGGCGGAGACGGAGTTGCGGGATTTGATCAAGGCCGGCCCGCAATATCCTTACGTCAAATACGCCAGCCGCCATCTGTTGGGCGTGGTGCTGGATCAACTCGGACAATATGACGAGGCGCTCAACTGGCTGCTCGAGGCCAAGGCGCAGGTGCGCTTGATCACTGATACGCGCCGACTGGAGCGGAGTTATGACGAAACCGATCGCCAACGTCGCGCGCTGTTGGCGCAGTTGACCCCGGAGCATATCCGGCGTTGGCGGGCCGAGCCGTCCGCCACCACGGAGCGGTATCAAGTCGCTTTTCTCGGCGGCCATCCCCGAAGCGGTACGACGTTGTTGGAACAGATCATGGACGCGCACCCCGAGGTGCTGGCGTTTGATGAACCCAGTTCGTTCATGCAGGAAATTGCCAATCCCCTCATGCCGGCTCCGGGCGCGAAGCTCGGTCACGCCACGCTGGACGCGCTGCCGGTATCGCGCCGCGCTGAAATGCGCCGGCGTTATCTTAAAAGTTTGTTGCGCGAAATTCCGACGGAACCGACCGCGCGAATTTTGTTGGATAAAAATCCCTCGCCGACCATGGCGTTGAACTTGTGGTTGCGGATTTTTCCCGAGTTGAAGGTCATCATCGCCCTGCGTGATCCGCGCGACGTCATCATCAGTTGCTTTTTTCTGAACATCATGTTGAACGCCACCAACGTGAATTTTTTAAGCCTCGAGCGCACCGCCAAACATTACGCGGATTTGATGGATGTCTGGTTGCGGCTGCGGGAATTGGGCGGTTTCGATTGGATTGAAACGCGCTACGAGGACGTGGTGGCCCATCTGGCGGGGGAAGGGCAGCGCGTGACGAATTTCCTCGGGCTGACGTGGCATCCGGATCAGGCGCGCTATCACGAAACCGCGCGGCGCAAGGTGCTTTACGCGCCGACTTATCACGACGTGACGCAACCGGTGTATCGTCGGGCAATCGGTCGCTGGCAACGGTACGCCGCCGCGCTCGAACCGCTCCAATCACGCCTCGCGCCGTATTGCCGCGCGTTTGGTTACGCCGCTTGA